In Homo sapiens chromosome 17 genomic scaffold, GRCh38.p14 alternate locus group ALT_REF_LOCI_1 HSCHR17_1_CTG5, a single window of DNA contains:
- the ARHGAP27 gene encoding rho GTPase-activating protein 27 isoform h (isoform h is encoded by transcript variant 8), with protein MVDIIAKVTRRQSRALPAQVDDPPEPVYANIERQPRATSPGAAAAPLPSPVWETHTDAGTGRPYYYNPDTGVTTWESPFEAAEGAASPATSPASVDSHVSLETEWGQYWDEESRRVFFYNPLTGETAWEDEAENEPEEELEMQPGLSPGSPGDPRPPTPETDYPESLTSYPEEDYSPVGSFGEPGPTSPLTTPPGWSCHVSQDKQMLYTNHFTQEQWVRLEDPHGKPYFYNPEDSSVRWELPQVPVPAPRSIHKSSQDGDTPAQASPPEEKTKTLDKAGVLHRTKTADKGKRLRKKHWSASWTVLEGGVLTFFKDSKTSAAGGLRQPSKFSTPEYTVELRGATLSWAPKDKSSRKNVLELRSRDGSEYLIQHDSEAIISTWHKAIAQGIQELSAELPPEESESSRVDFGSSERLGSWQEKEEDARPNAAAPALGPVGLESDLSKVRHKLRKFLQRRPTLQSLREKGYIKDQVFGCALAALCERERSRVPRFVQQCIRAVEARGLDIDGLYRISGNLATIQKLRYKVDHDERLDLDDGRWEDVHVITGALKLFFRELPEPLFPFSHFRQFIAAIKLQDQARRSRCVRDLVRSLPAPNHDTLRMLFQHLCRVIEHGEQNRMSVQSVAIVFGPTLLRPEVEETSMPMTMVFQNQVVELILQQCADIFPPH; from the exons ATGGTGGACATAATCGCCAAAGTGACCAGGAGGCAGAGTCGAGCCTTGCCGGCACAG GTGGACGACCCACCGGAGCCCGTGTACGCGAACATAGAGAGGCAGCCCCGGGCCACTTCACCGGGCGCCGCTGCAGCCCCCCTTCCCAGCCCGGTGTGGGAGACGCACACGGACGCGGGCACCGGGCGCCCCTACTACTACAACCCAGACACGGGAGTTACCACCTGGGAGTCGCCCTTTGAGGCTGCCGAGGGTGCCGCCAGCCCAGCCACCTCCCCTGCCTCGGTGGACAGCCACGTGAGCCTTGAGACCGAGTGGGGCCAGTACTGGGATGAGGAGAGCCGCAGGGTGTTCTTCTACAACCCGCTGACGGGCGAGACGGCCTGGGAGGACGAGGCCGAGAACGAGCCCGAGGAGGAGTTGGAGATGCAGCCGGGCCTGAGCCCTGGCAGCCCAGGGGACCCGCGG CCCCCCACTCCCGAGACGGACTACCCCGAGTCGCTGACCAGTTACCCCGAGGAGGACTATTCTCCCGTGGGCTCTTTCGGTGAGCCCGGCCCTACCTCTCCCTTGACCACACCCCCCGGCTGGTCTTGTCATGTCAGCCAGGACAAGCAGATGCTCTACACCAACCACTTCACTCAGGAGCAG TGGGTGAGGCTGGAGGACCCCCACGGGAAGCCATACTTCTACAATCCAGAGGACTCCTCTGTTCGATGGGAGCTGCCCCAG gtccctgtccctgcccctcGAAGCATCCATAAATCCAGCCAGGATGGTGACACCCCAGCCCAGGCCAGCCCTCCAGAGGAGAAG aCCAAGACCTTGGACAAGGCAGGGGTGCTCCATCGCACCAAGACGGCAGACAAGGGAAAGCGGCTCCG GAAGAAGCACTGGAGTGCCTCCTGGACTGTGCTGGAGGGTGGCGTCCTGACATTCTTCAAGGACTCAAAGACCTCGGCTGCAGGCGGCCTG AGGCAGCCTTCCAAGTTTTCCACCCCTGAGTACACAGTGGAGCTGAGGGGGGCCACTCTCTCCTGGGCCCCCAAAGACAAATCCAGTAGGAAGAATGTGCTGGAG CTACGGAGCCGAGATGGCTCTGAGTACCTGATCCAGCACGACTCGGAGGCCATCATCAGCACCTGGCATAAGGCCATTGCTCAGGGCATCCAGGAGCTG TCCGCAGAGCTGCCCCCAGAGGAGAGCGAGAGCAGCAGAGTGGACTTCGGGTCGAGCGAGCGCTTGGGAAGCtggcaggagaaagaggaggacgCGCGACCGAATGCAG CCGCGCCCGCCCTGGGCCCCGTGGGCCTGGAGAGCGACTTGAGCAAGGTCCGGCACAAGCTCCGCAAGTTCCTCCAGAGGCGGCCCACACTGCAGTCGCTGCGGGAGAAGGGCTACATCAAAG ACCAGGTGTTCGGCTGCGCGCTGGCCGCGCTGTGTGAGCGCGAGAGGAGCCGGGTGCCACGCTTCGTGCAGCAGTGCATCCGCGCCGTCGAGGCCCGCG ggctggACATCGACGGGCTGTACCGCATCAGTGGAAACCTGGCCACCATCCAGAAGCTACGCTATAAGGTGGACCACG ATGAGCGCCTTGACCTGGATGACGGGCGCTGGGAGGACGTCCACGTTATCACCGGAGCCCTGAAGCTCTTCTTTCGGGAGCTGCCCGAGCCCCTCTTCCCCTTCTCGCACTTCCGCCAGTTCATTGCGGCCATCA AGTTGCAGGACCAGGCCCGGCGCAGCCGCTGTGTGCGTGACTTGGTGCGCTCGCTGCCCGCTCCCAACCACGACACTCTGCGGATGCTCTTCCAGCACCTCTGCCG GGTGATCGAGCACGGCGAGCAGAACCGCATGTCGGTGCAGAGCGTGGCCATTGTGTTCGGGCCCACGCTGCTGCGGCCCGAGGTGGAAGAGACCAGCATGCCCATGACCATGGTGTTCCAGAACCAGGTGGTGGAGCTCATCCTGCAGCAGTGCGCGGACATCTTCCCGCCGCACTGA
- the ARHGAP27 gene encoding rho GTPase-activating protein 27 isoform q (isoform q is encoded by transcript variant 17) — translation MQPGLSPGSPGDPRPPTPETDYPESLTSYPEEDYSPVGSFGEPGPTSPLTTPPGWSCHVSQDKQMLYTNHFTQEQWVRLEDPHGKPYFYNPEDSSVRWELPQVPVPAPRSIHKSSQDGDTPAQASPPEEKTKTLDKAGVLHRTKTADKGKRLRKKHWSASWTVLEGGVLTFFKDSKTSAAGGLRQPSKFSTPEYTVELRGATLSWAPKDKSSRKNVLELRSRDGSEYLIQHDSEAIISTWHKAIAQGIQELSAELPPEESESSRVDFGSSERLGSWQEKEEDARPNAAAPALGPVGLESDLSKVRHKLRKFLQRRPTLQSLREKGYIKGLDIDGLYRISGNLATIQKLRYKVDHDERLDLDDGRWEDVHVITGALKLFFRELPEPLFPFSHFRQFIAAIKLQDQARRSRCVRDLVRSLPAPNHDTLRMLFQHLCRVIEHGEQNRMSVQSVAIVFGPTLLRPEVEETSMPMTMVFQNQVVELILQQCADIFPPH, via the exons ATGCAGCCGGGCCTGAGCCCTGGCAGCCCAGGGGACCCGCGG CCCCCCACTCCCGAGACGGACTACCCCGAGTCGCTGACCAGTTACCCCGAGGAGGACTATTCTCCCGTGGGCTCTTTCGGTGAGCCCGGCCCTACCTCTCCCTTGACCACACCCCCCGGCTGGTCTTGTCATGTCAGCCAGGACAAGCAGATGCTCTACACCAACCACTTCACTCAGGAGCAG TGGGTGAGGCTGGAGGACCCCCACGGGAAGCCATACTTCTACAATCCAGAGGACTCCTCTGTTCGATGGGAGCTGCCCCAG gtccctgtccctgcccctcGAAGCATCCATAAATCCAGCCAGGATGGTGACACCCCAGCCCAGGCCAGCCCTCCAGAGGAGAAG aCCAAGACCTTGGACAAGGCAGGGGTGCTCCATCGCACCAAGACGGCAGACAAGGGAAAGCGGCTCCG GAAGAAGCACTGGAGTGCCTCCTGGACTGTGCTGGAGGGTGGCGTCCTGACATTCTTCAAGGACTCAAAGACCTCGGCTGCAGGCGGCCTG AGGCAGCCTTCCAAGTTTTCCACCCCTGAGTACACAGTGGAGCTGAGGGGGGCCACTCTCTCCTGGGCCCCCAAAGACAAATCCAGTAGGAAGAATGTGCTGGAG CTACGGAGCCGAGATGGCTCTGAGTACCTGATCCAGCACGACTCGGAGGCCATCATCAGCACCTGGCATAAGGCCATTGCTCAGGGCATCCAGGAGCTG TCCGCAGAGCTGCCCCCAGAGGAGAGCGAGAGCAGCAGAGTGGACTTCGGGTCGAGCGAGCGCTTGGGAAGCtggcaggagaaagaggaggacgCGCGACCGAATGCAG CCGCGCCCGCCCTGGGCCCCGTGGGCCTGGAGAGCGACTTGAGCAAGGTCCGGCACAAGCTCCGCAAGTTCCTCCAGAGGCGGCCCACACTGCAGTCGCTGCGGGAGAAGGGCTACATCAAAG ggctggACATCGACGGGCTGTACCGCATCAGTGGAAACCTGGCCACCATCCAGAAGCTACGCTATAAGGTGGACCACG ATGAGCGCCTTGACCTGGATGACGGGCGCTGGGAGGACGTCCACGTTATCACCGGAGCCCTGAAGCTCTTCTTTCGGGAGCTGCCCGAGCCCCTCTTCCCCTTCTCGCACTTCCGCCAGTTCATTGCGGCCATCA AGTTGCAGGACCAGGCCCGGCGCAGCCGCTGTGTGCGTGACTTGGTGCGCTCGCTGCCCGCTCCCAACCACGACACTCTGCGGATGCTCTTCCAGCACCTCTGCCG GGTGATCGAGCACGGCGAGCAGAACCGCATGTCGGTGCAGAGCGTGGCCATTGTGTTCGGGCCCACGCTGCTGCGGCCCGAGGTGGAAGAGACCAGCATGCCCATGACCATGGTGTTCCAGAACCAGGTGGTGGAGCTCATCCTGCAGCAGTGCGCGGACATCTTCCCGCCGCACTGA
- the ARHGAP27 gene encoding rho GTPase-activating protein 27 isoform o (isoform o is encoded by transcript variant 15) yields the protein MQPGLSPGSPGDPRPPTPETDYPESLTSYPEEDYSPVGSFGEPGPTSPLTTPPGWSCHVSQDKQMLYTNHFTQEQWVRLEDPHGKPYFYNPEDSSVRWELPQVPVPAPRSIHKSSQDGDTPAQASPPEEKTKTLDKAGVLHRTKTADKGKRLRKKHWSASWTVLEGGVLTFFKDSKTSAAGGLRQPSKFSTPEYTVELRGATLSWAPKDKSSRKNVLELRSRDGSEYLIQHDSEAIISTWHKAIAQGIQELSAELPPEESESSRVDFGSSERLGSWQEKEEDARPNAAAPALGPVGLESDLSKVRHKLRKFLQRRPTLQSLREKGYIKDQVFGCALAALCERERSRVPRFVQQCIRAVEARGLDIDGLYRISGNLATIQKLRYKVDHDERLDLDDGRWEDVHVITGALKLFFRELPEPLFPFSHFRQFIAAIKLQDQARRSRCVRDLVRSLPAPNHDTLRMLFQHLCRVIEHGEQNRMSVQSVAIVFGPTLLRPEVEETSMPMTMVFQNQVVELILQQCADIFPPH from the exons ATGCAGCCGGGCCTGAGCCCTGGCAGCCCAGGGGACCCGCGG CCCCCCACTCCCGAGACGGACTACCCCGAGTCGCTGACCAGTTACCCCGAGGAGGACTATTCTCCCGTGGGCTCTTTCGGTGAGCCCGGCCCTACCTCTCCCTTGACCACACCCCCCGGCTGGTCTTGTCATGTCAGCCAGGACAAGCAGATGCTCTACACCAACCACTTCACTCAGGAGCAG TGGGTGAGGCTGGAGGACCCCCACGGGAAGCCATACTTCTACAATCCAGAGGACTCCTCTGTTCGATGGGAGCTGCCCCAG gtccctgtccctgcccctcGAAGCATCCATAAATCCAGCCAGGATGGTGACACCCCAGCCCAGGCCAGCCCTCCAGAGGAGAAG aCCAAGACCTTGGACAAGGCAGGGGTGCTCCATCGCACCAAGACGGCAGACAAGGGAAAGCGGCTCCG GAAGAAGCACTGGAGTGCCTCCTGGACTGTGCTGGAGGGTGGCGTCCTGACATTCTTCAAGGACTCAAAGACCTCGGCTGCAGGCGGCCTG AGGCAGCCTTCCAAGTTTTCCACCCCTGAGTACACAGTGGAGCTGAGGGGGGCCACTCTCTCCTGGGCCCCCAAAGACAAATCCAGTAGGAAGAATGTGCTGGAG CTACGGAGCCGAGATGGCTCTGAGTACCTGATCCAGCACGACTCGGAGGCCATCATCAGCACCTGGCATAAGGCCATTGCTCAGGGCATCCAGGAGCTG TCCGCAGAGCTGCCCCCAGAGGAGAGCGAGAGCAGCAGAGTGGACTTCGGGTCGAGCGAGCGCTTGGGAAGCtggcaggagaaagaggaggacgCGCGACCGAATGCAG CCGCGCCCGCCCTGGGCCCCGTGGGCCTGGAGAGCGACTTGAGCAAGGTCCGGCACAAGCTCCGCAAGTTCCTCCAGAGGCGGCCCACACTGCAGTCGCTGCGGGAGAAGGGCTACATCAAAG ACCAGGTGTTCGGCTGCGCGCTGGCCGCGCTGTGTGAGCGCGAGAGGAGCCGGGTGCCACGCTTCGTGCAGCAGTGCATCCGCGCCGTCGAGGCCCGCG ggctggACATCGACGGGCTGTACCGCATCAGTGGAAACCTGGCCACCATCCAGAAGCTACGCTATAAGGTGGACCACG ATGAGCGCCTTGACCTGGATGACGGGCGCTGGGAGGACGTCCACGTTATCACCGGAGCCCTGAAGCTCTTCTTTCGGGAGCTGCCCGAGCCCCTCTTCCCCTTCTCGCACTTCCGCCAGTTCATTGCGGCCATCA AGTTGCAGGACCAGGCCCGGCGCAGCCGCTGTGTGCGTGACTTGGTGCGCTCGCTGCCCGCTCCCAACCACGACACTCTGCGGATGCTCTTCCAGCACCTCTGCCG GGTGATCGAGCACGGCGAGCAGAACCGCATGTCGGTGCAGAGCGTGGCCATTGTGTTCGGGCCCACGCTGCTGCGGCCCGAGGTGGAAGAGACCAGCATGCCCATGACCATGGTGTTCCAGAACCAGGTGGTGGAGCTCATCCTGCAGCAGTGCGCGGACATCTTCCCGCCGCACTGA
- the ARHGAP27 gene encoding rho GTPase-activating protein 27 isoform a (isoform a is encoded by transcript variant 1) — protein sequence MQPGLSPGSPGDPRPPTPETDYPESLTSYPEEDYSPVGSFGEPGPTSPLTTPPGWSCHVSQDKQMLYTNHFTQEQWVRLEDPHGKPYFYNPEDSSVRWELPQVPVPAPRSIHKSSQDGDTPAQASPPEEKVPAELDEVGSWEEVSPATAAVRTKTLDKAGVLHRTKTADKGKRLRKKHWSASWTVLEGGVLTFFKDSKTSAAGGLRQPSKFSTPEYTVELRGATLSWAPKDKSSRKNVLELRSRDGSEYLIQHDSEAIISTWHKAIAQGIQELSAELPPEESESSRVDFGSSERLGSWQEKEEDARPNAAAPALGPVGLESDLSKVRHKLRKFLQRRPTLQSLREKGYIKDQVFGCALAALCERERSRVPRFVQQCIRAVEARGLDIDGLYRISGNLATIQKLRYKVDHDERLDLDDGRWEDVHVITGALKLFFRELPEPLFPFSHFRQFIAAIKLQDQARRSRCVRDLVRSLPAPNHDTLRMLFQHLCRVIEHGEQNRMSVQSVAIVFGPTLLRPEVEETSMPMTMVFQNQVVELILQQCADIFPPH from the exons ATGCAGCCGGGCCTGAGCCCTGGCAGCCCAGGGGACCCGCGG CCCCCCACTCCCGAGACGGACTACCCCGAGTCGCTGACCAGTTACCCCGAGGAGGACTATTCTCCCGTGGGCTCTTTCGGTGAGCCCGGCCCTACCTCTCCCTTGACCACACCCCCCGGCTGGTCTTGTCATGTCAGCCAGGACAAGCAGATGCTCTACACCAACCACTTCACTCAGGAGCAG TGGGTGAGGCTGGAGGACCCCCACGGGAAGCCATACTTCTACAATCCAGAGGACTCCTCTGTTCGATGGGAGCTGCCCCAG gtccctgtccctgcccctcGAAGCATCCATAAATCCAGCCAGGATGGTGACACCCCAGCCCAGGCCAGCCCTCCAGAGGAGAAG GTCCCAGCAGAGCTGGATGAGGTTGGGAGCTGGGAGGAAGTCTCTCCTGCCACAGCTGCTGTGAGG aCCAAGACCTTGGACAAGGCAGGGGTGCTCCATCGCACCAAGACGGCAGACAAGGGAAAGCGGCTCCG GAAGAAGCACTGGAGTGCCTCCTGGACTGTGCTGGAGGGTGGCGTCCTGACATTCTTCAAGGACTCAAAGACCTCGGCTGCAGGCGGCCTG AGGCAGCCTTCCAAGTTTTCCACCCCTGAGTACACAGTGGAGCTGAGGGGGGCCACTCTCTCCTGGGCCCCCAAAGACAAATCCAGTAGGAAGAATGTGCTGGAG CTACGGAGCCGAGATGGCTCTGAGTACCTGATCCAGCACGACTCGGAGGCCATCATCAGCACCTGGCATAAGGCCATTGCTCAGGGCATCCAGGAGCTG TCCGCAGAGCTGCCCCCAGAGGAGAGCGAGAGCAGCAGAGTGGACTTCGGGTCGAGCGAGCGCTTGGGAAGCtggcaggagaaagaggaggacgCGCGACCGAATGCAG CCGCGCCCGCCCTGGGCCCCGTGGGCCTGGAGAGCGACTTGAGCAAGGTCCGGCACAAGCTCCGCAAGTTCCTCCAGAGGCGGCCCACACTGCAGTCGCTGCGGGAGAAGGGCTACATCAAAG ACCAGGTGTTCGGCTGCGCGCTGGCCGCGCTGTGTGAGCGCGAGAGGAGCCGGGTGCCACGCTTCGTGCAGCAGTGCATCCGCGCCGTCGAGGCCCGCG ggctggACATCGACGGGCTGTACCGCATCAGTGGAAACCTGGCCACCATCCAGAAGCTACGCTATAAGGTGGACCACG ATGAGCGCCTTGACCTGGATGACGGGCGCTGGGAGGACGTCCACGTTATCACCGGAGCCCTGAAGCTCTTCTTTCGGGAGCTGCCCGAGCCCCTCTTCCCCTTCTCGCACTTCCGCCAGTTCATTGCGGCCATCA AGTTGCAGGACCAGGCCCGGCGCAGCCGCTGTGTGCGTGACTTGGTGCGCTCGCTGCCCGCTCCCAACCACGACACTCTGCGGATGCTCTTCCAGCACCTCTGCCG GGTGATCGAGCACGGCGAGCAGAACCGCATGTCGGTGCAGAGCGTGGCCATTGTGTTCGGGCCCACGCTGCTGCGGCCCGAGGTGGAAGAGACCAGCATGCCCATGACCATGGTGTTCCAGAACCAGGTGGTGGAGCTCATCCTGCAGCAGTGCGCGGACATCTTCCCGCCGCACTGA
- the ARHGAP27 gene encoding rho GTPase-activating protein 27 isoform X8: protein MQPGLSPGSPGDPRPPTPETDYPESLTSYPEEDYSPVGSFGEPGPTSPLTTPPGWSCHVSQDKQMLYTNHFTQEQWVRLEDPHGKPYFYNPEDSSVRWELPQVPVPAPRSIHKSSQDGDTPAQASPPEEKVPAELDEVGSWEEVSPATAAVRTKTLDKAGVLHRTKTADKGKRLRKKHWSASWTVLEGGVLTFFKDSKTSAAGGLRQPSKFSTPEYTVELRGATLSWAPKDKSSRKNVLELRSRDGSEYLIQHDSEAIISTWHKAIAQGIQELGSMQLREVNVLRLTGGGPAAGSRPRLSEAMGIQSAELPPEESESSRVDFGSSERLGSWQEKEEDARPNAAAPALGPVGLESDLSKVRHKLRKFLQRRPTLQSLREKGYIKDQVFGCALAALCERERSRVPRFVQQCIRAVEARGLDIDGLYRISGNLATIQKLRYKVDHDERLDLDDGRWEDVHVITGALKLFFRELPEPLFPFSHFRQFIAAIKLQDQARRSRCVRDLVRSLPAPNHDTLRMLFQHLCRVIEHGEQNRMSVQSVAIVFGPTLLRPEVEETSMPMTMVFQNQVVELILQQCADIFPPH from the exons ATGCAGCCGGGCCTGAGCCCTGGCAGCCCAGGGGACCCGCGG CCCCCCACTCCCGAGACGGACTACCCCGAGTCGCTGACCAGTTACCCCGAGGAGGACTATTCTCCCGTGGGCTCTTTCGGTGAGCCCGGCCCTACCTCTCCCTTGACCACACCCCCCGGCTGGTCTTGTCATGTCAGCCAGGACAAGCAGATGCTCTACACCAACCACTTCACTCAGGAGCAG TGGGTGAGGCTGGAGGACCCCCACGGGAAGCCATACTTCTACAATCCAGAGGACTCCTCTGTTCGATGGGAGCTGCCCCAG gtccctgtccctgcccctcGAAGCATCCATAAATCCAGCCAGGATGGTGACACCCCAGCCCAGGCCAGCCCTCCAGAGGAGAAG GTCCCAGCAGAGCTGGATGAGGTTGGGAGCTGGGAGGAAGTCTCTCCTGCCACAGCTGCTGTGAGG aCCAAGACCTTGGACAAGGCAGGGGTGCTCCATCGCACCAAGACGGCAGACAAGGGAAAGCGGCTCCG GAAGAAGCACTGGAGTGCCTCCTGGACTGTGCTGGAGGGTGGCGTCCTGACATTCTTCAAGGACTCAAAGACCTCGGCTGCAGGCGGCCTG AGGCAGCCTTCCAAGTTTTCCACCCCTGAGTACACAGTGGAGCTGAGGGGGGCCACTCTCTCCTGGGCCCCCAAAGACAAATCCAGTAGGAAGAATGTGCTGGAG CTACGGAGCCGAGATGGCTCTGAGTACCTGATCCAGCACGACTCGGAGGCCATCATCAGCACCTGGCATAAGGCCATTGCTCAGGGCATCCAGGAGCTG GGCTCCATGCAGCTAAGGGAGGTGAATGTTCTCAGGCTCACTGGTGGAG GACCCGCAGCTGGCTCAAGGCCCCGCCTCTCTGAGGCTATGGGAATCCAGTCCGCAGAGCTGCCCCCAGAGGAGAGCGAGAGCAGCAGAGTGGACTTCGGGTCGAGCGAGCGCTTGGGAAGCtggcaggagaaagaggaggacgCGCGACCGAATGCAG CCGCGCCCGCCCTGGGCCCCGTGGGCCTGGAGAGCGACTTGAGCAAGGTCCGGCACAAGCTCCGCAAGTTCCTCCAGAGGCGGCCCACACTGCAGTCGCTGCGGGAGAAGGGCTACATCAAAG ACCAGGTGTTCGGCTGCGCGCTGGCCGCGCTGTGTGAGCGCGAGAGGAGCCGGGTGCCACGCTTCGTGCAGCAGTGCATCCGCGCCGTCGAGGCCCGCG ggctggACATCGACGGGCTGTACCGCATCAGTGGAAACCTGGCCACCATCCAGAAGCTACGCTATAAGGTGGACCACG ATGAGCGCCTTGACCTGGATGACGGGCGCTGGGAGGACGTCCACGTTATCACCGGAGCCCTGAAGCTCTTCTTTCGGGAGCTGCCCGAGCCCCTCTTCCCCTTCTCGCACTTCCGCCAGTTCATTGCGGCCATCA AGTTGCAGGACCAGGCCCGGCGCAGCCGCTGTGTGCGTGACTTGGTGCGCTCGCTGCCCGCTCCCAACCACGACACTCTGCGGATGCTCTTCCAGCACCTCTGCCG GGTGATCGAGCACGGCGAGCAGAACCGCATGTCGGTGCAGAGCGTGGCCATTGTGTTCGGGCCCACGCTGCTGCGGCCCGAGGTGGAAGAGACCAGCATGCCCATGACCATGGTGTTCCAGAACCAGGTGGTGGAGCTCATCCTGCAGCAGTGCGCGGACATCTTCCCGCCGCACTGA
- the ARHGAP27 gene encoding rho GTPase-activating protein 27 isoform m (isoform m is encoded by transcript variant 13), giving the protein MVDIIAKVTRRQSRALPAQVDDPPEPVYANIERQPRATSPGAAAAPLPSPVWETHTDAGTGRPYYYNPDTGVTTWESPFEAAEGAASPATSPASVDSHPPTPETDYPESLTSYPEEDYSPVGSFGEPGPTSPLTTPPGWSCHVSQDKQMLYTNHFTQEQWVRLEDPHGKPYFYNPEDSSVRWELPQVPVPAPRSIHKSSQDGDTPAQASPPEEKTKTLDKAGVLHRTKTADKGKRLRKKHWSASWTVLEGGVLTFFKDSKTSAAGGLRQPSKFSTPEYTVELRGATLSWAPKDKSSRKNVLELRSRDGSEYLIQHDSEAIISTWHKAIAQGIQELSAELPPEESESSRVDFGSSERLGSWQEKEEDARPNAAAPALGPVGLESDLSKVRHKLRKFLQRRPTLQSLREKGYIKDQVFGCALAALCERERSRVPRFVQQCIRAVEARDERLDLDDGRWEDVHVITGALKLFFRELPEPLFPFSHFRQFIAAIKLQDQARRSRCVRDLVRSLPAPNHDTLRMLFQHLCRVIEHGEQNRMSVQSVAIVFGPTLLRPEVEETSMPMTMVFQNQVVELILQQCADIFPPH; this is encoded by the exons ATGGTGGACATAATCGCCAAAGTGACCAGGAGGCAGAGTCGAGCCTTGCCGGCACAG GTGGACGACCCACCGGAGCCCGTGTACGCGAACATAGAGAGGCAGCCCCGGGCCACTTCACCGGGCGCCGCTGCAGCCCCCCTTCCCAGCCCGGTGTGGGAGACGCACACGGACGCGGGCACCGGGCGCCCCTACTACTACAACCCAGACACGGGAGTTACCACCTGGGAGTCGCCCTTTGAGGCTGCCGAGGGTGCCGCCAGCCCAGCCACCTCCCCTGCCTCGGTGGACAGCCAC CCCCCCACTCCCGAGACGGACTACCCCGAGTCGCTGACCAGTTACCCCGAGGAGGACTATTCTCCCGTGGGCTCTTTCGGTGAGCCCGGCCCTACCTCTCCCTTGACCACACCCCCCGGCTGGTCTTGTCATGTCAGCCAGGACAAGCAGATGCTCTACACCAACCACTTCACTCAGGAGCAG TGGGTGAGGCTGGAGGACCCCCACGGGAAGCCATACTTCTACAATCCAGAGGACTCCTCTGTTCGATGGGAGCTGCCCCAG gtccctgtccctgcccctcGAAGCATCCATAAATCCAGCCAGGATGGTGACACCCCAGCCCAGGCCAGCCCTCCAGAGGAGAAG aCCAAGACCTTGGACAAGGCAGGGGTGCTCCATCGCACCAAGACGGCAGACAAGGGAAAGCGGCTCCG GAAGAAGCACTGGAGTGCCTCCTGGACTGTGCTGGAGGGTGGCGTCCTGACATTCTTCAAGGACTCAAAGACCTCGGCTGCAGGCGGCCTG AGGCAGCCTTCCAAGTTTTCCACCCCTGAGTACACAGTGGAGCTGAGGGGGGCCACTCTCTCCTGGGCCCCCAAAGACAAATCCAGTAGGAAGAATGTGCTGGAG CTACGGAGCCGAGATGGCTCTGAGTACCTGATCCAGCACGACTCGGAGGCCATCATCAGCACCTGGCATAAGGCCATTGCTCAGGGCATCCAGGAGCTG TCCGCAGAGCTGCCCCCAGAGGAGAGCGAGAGCAGCAGAGTGGACTTCGGGTCGAGCGAGCGCTTGGGAAGCtggcaggagaaagaggaggacgCGCGACCGAATGCAG CCGCGCCCGCCCTGGGCCCCGTGGGCCTGGAGAGCGACTTGAGCAAGGTCCGGCACAAGCTCCGCAAGTTCCTCCAGAGGCGGCCCACACTGCAGTCGCTGCGGGAGAAGGGCTACATCAAAG ACCAGGTGTTCGGCTGCGCGCTGGCCGCGCTGTGTGAGCGCGAGAGGAGCCGGGTGCCACGCTTCGTGCAGCAGTGCATCCGCGCCGTCGAGGCCCGCG ATGAGCGCCTTGACCTGGATGACGGGCGCTGGGAGGACGTCCACGTTATCACCGGAGCCCTGAAGCTCTTCTTTCGGGAGCTGCCCGAGCCCCTCTTCCCCTTCTCGCACTTCCGCCAGTTCATTGCGGCCATCA AGTTGCAGGACCAGGCCCGGCGCAGCCGCTGTGTGCGTGACTTGGTGCGCTCGCTGCCCGCTCCCAACCACGACACTCTGCGGATGCTCTTCCAGCACCTCTGCCG GGTGATCGAGCACGGCGAGCAGAACCGCATGTCGGTGCAGAGCGTGGCCATTGTGTTCGGGCCCACGCTGCTGCGGCCCGAGGTGGAAGAGACCAGCATGCCCATGACCATGGTGTTCCAGAACCAGGTGGTGGAGCTCATCCTGCAGCAGTGCGCGGACATCTTCCCGCCGCACTGA